In the Phenylobacterium soli genome, AGCTCTTCACCAACGGTCGCACCCTGATGGACGCCCGCGCCCAGGACGCCTGGTCGCGCGCTACCCGCAAGGCGCTCCGCTGCCTGGATCCGATCCACTTCGGCTACACCGAGCCGGCCGGGATGGCCGAGCTGCGCGCCGTGATCGCCGACTACCTGCGGGCCGCCCGTGGCGTCGTCTGCGAGCCCGACCAAGTGGTGCTGACCGCCGGCGCCCAGCACGCCGCCGACCTGGCGGCGCGCATCCTGCTCGAGCCCGGCGCGCCGGTGTGGGTCGAGGATCCCTGCTACGAGCCGACGTGGCGCGCCCTGACGGCCGTCGGCGCGCGGCTGCACCCGATCCCGGTGGACCGCGCCGGCCTGGACGTGGCGGCCGGCGTGGCGATCGCGCCGGACGCGCGGATGGCCTTCATCACGCCCTCCACCCAGTATCCGCTCGGGGTCACCCTCTCCATGGCCCGACGCCTTGAGCTCATCGCCTGGGCCAGGGCGGCCGGCGCCTGGATCGTCGAGGACGACTACGCCTCGGAGTTCCGCTACTCGGGCCCGCCGCTGGCCTCGCTCCAGGGCCTCGATGGCGGCGAGCGGGTGATCTACGTGGGCACCTTCAACAAGTCGCTCTTCCCGGGGCTGCGGCTGGGTTACCTCGTGGCGCCGAAGCCCCTCGCCGCCGCCTTCGCCACCGCCCGCGGCCTGGTCGACCGCCAGCCGCCGACCATCTCCCAGGCGATCGTGCTGGAGTTCATGCAAAGCGGCGACTTCGCCGCCCACGTGCGCCGCCGCCGCCTGGCCTACCGCGACCAGCGCGACGCGCTCGTGGCGGCCCTCGAGGGCGAGCTCGCCGATCTCCTCGAGGTCGACGTTCCCGACCAGGGCATGCACCTCATGGCCTTCCTGCAGGACGGGCGGTCGGACGTCGCCGTGCAGGCCGCGGCGGCCCAGCGAGGCCTCGTGGTGCGCCCGATCAGCCGGCTCTATCACGACGCGCCGCCCCGCTCGGGGCTGATGCTCGGCTTCACCGGCTTTCCGGCCCAGGCCATGCTCCCCGGCGTGGGTAGGCTGGCGCGCGTGTTGCGGGAGACGACCTGCTAGGGTTGAGCCCGGAAGGGGAACCCCATGCGCAAGATGCTGACGCTCGCCGCCGTGACGATGAGCCTCGTCGCCGGCGCCGCCCGGGCCGAGGTGACCGACCAGTCGCCGGCCGGCTTCGAGGTGACGGAGAAGGTCGGCATCCTCGCGCCGCGGGCCAAGGTGTGGGCGGCCCTGATGACGCCCGCCGCCTGGTGGAACAGCCAGCACAGCTGGTCGGGCGACGCCCGCAACCTGACCCTCGACCTCGCCAACGGCTGCTTCTGCGAGAAGCTGGCGGGCGGCTTCGTCCGCCACATGACGCTGACCTATGTGGACCAGGGTGCGCAGCTCAGGATGTTCGGCGGCCTCGGACCGCTGCAGTTCACCGGCGCGGCCGGGCACATGGGGATCGCCCTCAAGGACTCGCCCGGCGGCACGGACCTGACCCTCACCTACGATGTCGGCGGCTACGCCAAGGGCGGGCTGGCGGAGCACTGGGCCGCGCCGGTCGACACCGTGCTGGCCGAGCAGGTCGCCCGTCTGAAGCGGTATGTTGAGACCGGCCGGCCAGACGCCTCCGCCGCGCCGTGAGGCGGTGTGGCGAATGGGCTCCGGGGAACGTGGGGGCCCGTCCCCCGGAGCGTTTCAGGCGGCCCGCTTGGGCTGGGAGGGAGGCGAGCCGCGCTGGGACCTGAGATAGGCCGGCTCCGCCCACAAGCCCAATCGATAGTTCCTGGAATTCGCATAGATGGGCTCTATATTCGACCCATGCTGCCCACCCTTCGCCAACTCCAGTACCTGAAGCTGCTCGTCGAGAACGGCGCCTTCGGGCGGGCCGCCGAGGCGGCCCACGTCACCCAGCCCACCCTCTCGGCCGGAATCCAGGAGCTCGAGCGCTGCCTGGGCGCTCCGGTGGTCGAGCGCTCCCGCGCGGGCGTGATCCTGACCCCGGTGGGCGAGGAGGCCCTGCGCCGCGCCCGCACCATCCTCAACGAGGCGGAGGAGCTGGTCGAGGCGGCCAAGAGCGCCTCCCAGCCGCTCAGCGGCCGGTTCCGCCTGGGCGTCATCCCGACCATCGCGCCGTTCCTGCTGCCGCGCGCCCTGCCGCTGCTGCGCGAGCGCTTCCCCAAGCTGCGCCTGTTTCTGCGCGAGGACTTGACCCACCGGCTGATCGCGGCCCTGCGCGCCGGCCAGCTCGACGCCGCCCTGATCGCCCTGCCCTACGACCTCACCGGCCTCCACTACGCTCACGTGTCGGACGACGAGCTGATGGCCGCCGTGCCCGCGAACCACCCGCTGGCCGGCCAGCAGAGCGCCACGGTCGAAGCCCTGGAGAAGGAGGACATCATCCTCCTGGAGGACGGCCACTGCCTGCGCGAGCATGCCCTTGCCGCCTGCGGACTGAAGCCGCCGAAGGCAGCGCCGGGCGAGGAGGTGTTCGCCGCCACCTCACTGCCAACCCTCGTGCAGATGGTCGGTTCGGGCCTGGGCGTCACCTTCCTGCCGGCCATGGCCATCGAGGCGGGGCTGACCGACGCCGCGCCGGTCGCGGTTCGCCCGATCGCTGCCGATCATCCCAGCCGCGAGATCGTCGTGGCCTGGCGCGCCGGGTCCAGCCGCGCCGCCGAAGGCCGCCTCCTGGCCGACACCCTGCGCACCTAGATACATTTAGACTATATCGAAAGTGCTTGCGCTTCGATGCGATCTCGATATATCTGCAATATCGATATATCGCGATAGGAGCGAAAACGATGTGGCATCACCACAGACACGACCGTTATGAAGAGCGCATCCGCGACCCCCGGAGCTATGGGATGAGCCGTGACTGGACCCGACACGCAGAGCGCCATGGGCGCGGCCGCATGCGCGGCGGCCGTCGGCTGGGCCGGCTGCTGGAGCACGGCGACCTCCGCTTCGTGGTCCTGGCCCTGCTCGCCGAGCAGCCGCGCCACGGCTACGAGCTGATCAAGGAGCTGGAGGAGCGCACCGGCGGCGCCTACCGCCCCAGCGCCGGGGTCATCTATCCGACCCTAGCCATGCTGGAAGACGAGGGCCTCGTCCGCCAGGCCGGCGGCGAGACCGGCCGCAAGCTCTACGAGCCGACCGACGAGGGCAAGAAGCTCACCGAGGAGACCCGCACCCACGTGGAGGCGATCTTCGCCCGCATGGCCGAGGTGGCGGAGAGCTCGGAGTCCAGCCGCCCGCGCA is a window encoding:
- the pdxR gene encoding MocR-like pyridoxine biosynthesis transcription factor PdxR encodes the protein MQQTSWADLYAWRPPQAGEPVIRQVYDQVREAIHAGALLPGGRLPSSRGLAEHLGVARASVVAAYDLLQAEGYIEGRRGSGAFVAGDLSGVLEVRRPAAEPEPAATPEPPPRVRELAELTLPAGAREPQLFTNGRTLMDARAQDAWSRATRKALRCLDPIHFGYTEPAGMAELRAVIADYLRAARGVVCEPDQVVLTAGAQHAADLAARILLEPGAPVWVEDPCYEPTWRALTAVGARLHPIPVDRAGLDVAAGVAIAPDARMAFITPSTQYPLGVTLSMARRLELIAWARAAGAWIVEDDYASEFRYSGPPLASLQGLDGGERVIYVGTFNKSLFPGLRLGYLVAPKPLAAAFATARGLVDRQPPTISQAIVLEFMQSGDFAAHVRRRRLAYRDQRDALVAALEGELADLLEVDVPDQGMHLMAFLQDGRSDVAVQAAAAQRGLVVRPISRLYHDAPPRSGLMLGFTGFPAQAMLPGVGRLARVLRETTC
- a CDS encoding SRPBCC family protein, with translation MRKMLTLAAVTMSLVAGAARAEVTDQSPAGFEVTEKVGILAPRAKVWAALMTPAAWWNSQHSWSGDARNLTLDLANGCFCEKLAGGFVRHMTLTYVDQGAQLRMFGGLGPLQFTGAAGHMGIALKDSPGGTDLTLTYDVGGYAKGGLAEHWAAPVDTVLAEQVARLKRYVETGRPDASAAP
- a CDS encoding hydrogen peroxide-inducible genes activator; amino-acid sequence: MLPTLRQLQYLKLLVENGAFGRAAEAAHVTQPTLSAGIQELERCLGAPVVERSRAGVILTPVGEEALRRARTILNEAEELVEAAKSASQPLSGRFRLGVIPTIAPFLLPRALPLLRERFPKLRLFLREDLTHRLIAALRAGQLDAALIALPYDLTGLHYAHVSDDELMAAVPANHPLAGQQSATVEALEKEDIILLEDGHCLREHALAACGLKPPKAAPGEEVFAATSLPTLVQMVGSGLGVTFLPAMAIEAGLTDAAPVAVRPIAADHPSREIVVAWRAGSSRAAEGRLLADTLRT
- a CDS encoding PadR family transcriptional regulator, with the translated sequence MSRDWTRHAERHGRGRMRGGRRLGRLLEHGDLRFVVLALLAEQPRHGYELIKELEERTGGAYRPSAGVIYPTLAMLEDEGLVRQAGGETGRKLYEPTDEGKKLTEETRTHVEAIFARMAEVAESSESSRPRIGRAMANLGMALQARLSRRPITPEEIDRIVNILDDTAAAIEKS